The DNA segment CCGCGGCGGTGCCGGGGTCCTGGGTCTGCGCGGGGGCGTCGGCCGGGTGGAGGCTGGGGGTTTCGGTGATCACGGATCTCGGGTGTACGGCGCCCCGTGGCCGCGCACCCGTGAGGGTGCCCGACCGGCCGGACGTCGTCGTCAGCTCGTCTCAGGAGTTTCCCGCCGCCAACAAACGCCCGTTCACATCAGAATCGGGCTTTCCTGCCTGTCTAGCACAAACCGTTCCCACGGAACCCGCGTTTCCCGCGCCGGAGCAAACGGTCTCTGGTGGCGCCGCTACACTGCTTTCCCAGCTGCCCCCTGCGACCAGCTGAAGGACCTGGGGGGTTGCGCATCCGCCGGGCGAAGCGAATTCTATTCGCACCCCGCCAAGAAGTGCGCTTAGAATACATTTCATACCATTAACTTGCTCTGAAATTAGTTCTAGAGCACGTGCTCGCCAATGGCCGTATGAATCCTGAAGCGAGGATCAATGGGCGTAACGAACATCTGGCACGTGCTCAACCTCCGCTCCATGCCGTTCTTCCAGGACGCGCTGGAGCCGGGCACGGGAGTCCGCTATCCGCTGTCGCTGTTCGTGGGCCGCCGGCGCGAAGCGCGGACCGTGCTCAGCGAGATCGGCGGATCGCCGCACAGCCGCACGGCGGTGCAGGGTGCGCCCGGCGTCGGGAAAACCACGCTGGTGAACTACGTGAAGGCGGAGCTGACCGCCGACGCCTACATCGCGGACGCGAACCCGATCAGCGTGGTGAGCGCCGCGACCGCCGAACACCTCCTCCTGTCGATCCTCACCTCGGTTCACGATGCCCTCGTGGCTCGCGACGAGACGCTGGCGTATCTCGAGCCCATGCGGAAGGTGAGGCAGCTCCTCGGCATCGAGCGGTCCCGCACCTTCAACCTGAACCTCGGGTTTGCGCACATCGGCACCGCCGGCGCCGGAACCGGGCAGCAGCGCCATACGGGGCCGGGGGCGCTCACCGTGCAGCCGCAGCGGCTCCTGCGGGAGCTCAGGGACGTCGCGACGGATCGGCTCCAGACGCCGGGCGTGCTCATCCACCTGAACAACCTCGAGAACGCATCCGAAGCGGACCAGGCGAAAGCGGCGCAGATCATCCGCGACCTGCGCGACACCGGCCTGATGTTCGACGGGTTCCACTTCCTCCTGGTGGGCACCGACGACGCGATCCGGACCGTGGTGGCCGCGCAGGAGCAGCTCCGCAGCGTGTTCTACAACCCCGGCGCGCTGCTCCCCCTCACTCCGGCGGAAGTGGACGAGCTCCTCGCCGCCCGCTACGAGCATCTCCGCGTGGACCCGGACCGGCCCTGGCTCCCGCCGGTGGAGACGGAGGCGGTGCACGAGCTGTACGGCCTCTTCAGGGGCAACCTGCGGGGTACGCTCCACGCGCTGAACCAGGCGGCCAAGGAGCTGGTGGGGCACGGGAACCGGCCGACCGACCCGATGACGGCGAAGGAGATGCGGCCCGTGCTCGCCG comes from the Longimicrobium sp. genome and includes:
- a CDS encoding ATP-binding protein, whose protein sequence is MGVTNIWHVLNLRSMPFFQDALEPGTGVRYPLSLFVGRRREARTVLSEIGGSPHSRTAVQGAPGVGKTTLVNYVKAELTADAYIADANPISVVSAATAEHLLLSILTSVHDALVARDETLAYLEPMRKVRQLLGIERSRTFNLNLGFAHIGTAGAGTGQQRHTGPGALTVQPQRLLRELRDVATDRLQTPGVLIHLNNLENASEADQAKAAQIIRDLRDTGLMFDGFHFLLVGTDDAIRTVVAAQEQLRSVFYNPGALLPLTPAEVDELLAARYEHLRVDPDRPWLPPVETEAVHELYGLFRGNLRGTLHALNQAAKELVGHGNRPTDPMTAKEMRPVLAGVYAQKMAADLTPAELSFVDRMLRGGVHSAVTQAQVAKALDTSQKTVSEMFGALRRKGYMMESDAPRVARGPGRPALSYELTAPARIAFGEFAA